Below is a genomic region from Campylobacter geochelonis.
TAGAAGATAAAAATTTAGATAACGAAGATGATGAGGAGTAGGCTTGGAGATATCGGTATACTCTATACAAAAAAATAGCGATGAGTTCAAAGAGCAAATTTTAGAGTATATAAAGATGTCAAAAAAGTATGCTAAGATAAACGATACTACCATTTTTAACGATAAGATAGCAAAAGCACAAGCAAAGTCAAAAGATGAGTCTTTGCTTGCTTATGATAGTATTTATGAGCCAAAAATCAAAGGTTTTTGCATAGCACTTGATGAGAGTGGAGATATGCTAGATAGCAAAGAATTTGCACAACTTATCTCATCAAAAAGCCAAATTTCGTTTTTTATAGGTGGGGCGTATGGGCTTAGTGGTGAATTTAAGAAAAAAATGGATAGAATAGTAAGCTTAAGTAGGCTAACTTTAGCACATAAAATAGCCAAACTTATGCTACATGAGCAGATTTTTAGGGGACTTTGCATAAATGCAAATCACCCATATCATAAATAAAGGAAACGCGTGAAGAAAAGTGAGCTTGAATTTTTTAAAAAGATGCTTGAAGAGCGGCGAGTTCAAATAGTTAAGAACATAAATGTCTCTGCAAATGAGATAAATGAGCTAAGAGAGAGTGGGGCTGTTGATGAGTTTGACATGGCAAGTATAAACAGCGACTCAAATTTAGAATACTCTATAAGCGCCAAACAAAGAGAAGAGCTTTATGATATCGATATATCTTTATCTAAGATAAAAAATGGAACATATGGAATTTGCGAAATGTGTGAAGAGGAGATTAGCGTGGCGAGGCTTAAAGCAAAACCAAATGCTAAACTTTGTATATCTTGCAAGGAAATTTCAGAAAAAAATAAGGTTTAGAAGGATAGTTTATGAAACTCAAGCAATTTATGGTTTATTCGCTTATTTATATAGGTTTGGTTGGAATTTTAGTTTTTGTGCAAAACGGTTCTAGTTTTACTGCGTCGATTTTCGGGATAGGACTTACGCTTCCGGTGGCGCTTTGGTTTGTGTTGCCGTTGCTTTTGTTTGCGATTTTGACTTTGCTTCATATGGCGTATAATGGCTTGTCTTTATATAGAAGAAAAAAGGCTATACAAAGCGATTCTGCGCTTTATGAAGTCTTTGCAAAAGAGATACTCTTAGCTGTTGAGACCGATAAAAAGTTCAAAACAGAAATTTATAAAACTGCAAAAGAGGTAACTAAATTCTTATCTCCGTGGCATGAAAATTCTGTAGAGATAGACAACAAAGAGATAGTAGAAATCATAAATATGCTTAAAATGCTTAAAGATGGCGAGGTTGTCGAGCTTAAAAAATACAAGCTTGATAAACAAAATCCAATCTATATAAAAAATGAATTTAACAAACTTGCGCACGATAGCGCTTACGCTAGCGAAATTTTAAAAAATGGTTCAAATTTGGATGAAAAATTAGTTAAAAAAGCTCATGAAGTTTTACTAAATACAGCCTCATATTTAGAAATCAAAAAGTATCAAACAGTTATTACAAAAGAAGATGCTTTGGCGTTGATTAACAGATATGAAAATGATACTAATTTTGAAATGTCAAAAGAGGACTTTTATGCTCTTATAGTAGCGGCAGATTACTCAGAGAGCGAGTATATACAGCTTGTGAAAAAGCTAAGAGATAGGCTTAATCCTGAGATTTTACTTGCTATGTTTGATAGACTTAAAAATGAAAAAGAAGATGCAGGGGAAGCGTATTTATACCTACTTTATGAGCTTGGTATGATAGATCAGCTTAAAGAGAAGCTAGCTTATAGCGATGGCGAAGAAAATGAGAAATTTAGCCTACTGCTTCAACTACGAGAAAATGGCAAAGCCATACCAGCGTCATATCTTTTTTGATGATAGATTTTTTAAATAAACCTCTTTTTTTAGCTCCTTTGGCGGGTTTTTCAGATCCGCCACTTCGGAGCGTTGTAAAGCAGTTTGGTTGTGATGTTACGGTTAGCGAGATGATAAGCTCAAATGCTCTTGTGTTTGAAAATGATAAAACGTTAAAAATGCTAGAAAAAAGTGAGCTTGAGACGCCATTTATCGTTCAAATCGCAGGAAGCGACGCTTTGGTTATAAAAAAAGCTGTTGAGGTGATTAACAAATTTGATGGGATTGATGGGATTGATTTAAACTGTGGATGTCCAGTTCAAAAAGTTGTCAAACAATGCGCTGGTTCGGCACTTTTACTTGATCTTGATAACTTATCGACGATACTTGAAACGATTAGAAAATACTCAAACAAAAAGCTACTTAGCGCAAAAATTAGGCTTGGTTTTGATGAGAAAATTCCTAGAATTTTAGCTAAAAGAGTTGAGGACGCTGGAGTGGATTTTATCACAGTTCATGGGCGAACTAGAAGTGGCGGATATAGCGCAAAGGTCGATTATGAGGCGATTTTAGAAGCCAAAGAGGCAGTAAGCATTCCTTTGGTTGCAAATGGAGATATAAGTTCGCAAAATGCTAAATTTATTTTAAGCGCGACAAAAGCTGATGGGCTGATGATAGGGCGAGGAAGTATCGGCAAGCCGTGGGTTTTCCATGAGATAAAAACTGGCGATAGCGTAGATGAAACTACTAAAAACCGCATTATTTTATGTCATTTTGAAGAGATGATAAAATACTATGGAGCGCATGGAGTAGCCATTTTTAGGAAACATTTGCACGAATACTCAAAGGGTTTGGAAAATGCTTCAAGCTTTCGAGAAGAGGTAAATCATATAAATGATTGTGATTTGATGAGAGATAAAATTTTGGAATTTTTTAAAATTTAAATTGCTAAATTTAGTTATATCATTAAATTCTGCTCTAATGTAAATTTAACTTTTAATTTAGCTTAATTAAATTGTTTCTTAAAAATAGTTGCAAAATACTTCGCGTAAAATCTCTTATATTCGCATGCAAACTTGCAAAATCTAAAATTTTAGCCAGACTTAAGCAGCTGTTTATAGTAAAATACTTAAATTTTTTTATAAAAATCTCTATTTTGATACTAAATAAAATATTTAAAGCACTTGTGACAATTTAAATTTAAGATATGTCTAATAAATTCTATCTTCTTTTAGCGCGGCAAAATATATGTTTGAGAAATTTGGTTTTAAAATTTAATCTTTAAATTTAGTTTTATTACAACTTAAATTTTGTCTAAAAATTCTTTGTATTTTTAAGTGTTAAAATTTCTTTTGCAATAAATTCTTGTGGCATCTGTCATAAATTTTTTATTTTAATTTAGGTTCAAGACAAGTTAAAAACTTTTAAAGGGGTTTTTAACTACTATGCTGTCGATGAAAAACAAATACATATACCGTTTCCTAATTTCTGAAAAGAAATTTCGTGAAATTCTCAAGTATTTTTGCCTTGATTTAGAAGCTGTAAAGATAGCTGAAATTTGTAATACTTCTAGAAATTCTATCAATAAAATTCTAAAAGAGATAAGAATTTTAATGGCACAAGAATGCGAGAAAATTTCTAAATTTGATGGCGAGATAGAAATAGATGAAAGCTACTTTTTACTTCGCTTTGCTAGTAACTGTAAATAGAAGAAGCTAAAAGAGTAAGAGGCAAAAGAGGCAGGTGCAGCTAATAAACAACCAGTATTTGGTATGTTAAAACAAGATGATAAGGTCTATACACAAGTAGTTAAAAACTGCAGTGCAAGTGAGCTAGTGTCAATATTAAGAGAGTTTAGTGAGCTAAATGAGAGTATTATTTACTCTGATAGTTGCAGAGCTTATGATGGTTTAGTGGATTATGGAGCAAAAGCTCATTACCGTATAAAACACTGCAAAAATGAATTCGCTAATGGTAAAATTACATAAATGGTATAGAGAATTTCTGGGGTTATGCAAAGCATAGGTTAAGTAAATTTAAAGGCATAAAAAAGATAATTTTATATTGCACTTAAAAGAGTGTGAATTTAGGTTTAATAACAGAGAAAACTTATATCAAATTTTACTTAAATTGATAAGAGAAAATCCGCTTAACTTGTTTTGAGCCTTGAATTTTTATCTGATTTATCTGTTATGCTTGATTTTAGTGCATTTTAAAATGTGTTTAAATACAACTGTTGGATTTGCTATTTTAAACTCAGCTTTAAATTTAACTGTATTTCTGTGAATTAAATTTTATTTTCAACATTTAATTCATAACAAAAAAGTATAAATACTTCTAAATTTGATAAATAAATTTACAAGTTTTTCATAAATTTAACAGTATAAATTTTATAACAATTTTAAAATTTTAAAACACGTTTTAAAACTAAAAATTTGTAAACCATTCTAAATTTCATAGCCATTTGATTAATTTATTAGCTAAATTTATTAAGATTTCCTACTTTGGCACTTTATTAAACAAATTTTTTGAGTTGATTACTGCAAAGAATTTAAATGCTTATCAGCTTATTTCTAACAGTTTTTATCGCATAAATATAAAGAAATATTCGCTAATTTCAAAGAAGCTTTACAAAATAATAAATTTAAAAACTGGTTGTATAAAAAGATAAATTTAGTTAGAAAATTTTAAAAATAGCAGGATAAAAGAAGAGTTAAAGAGGGCAAAACACCCTCTTAGTTTTAAAATCTATGTCCGATTGTAAATTCGATACTACTTGTATCATCGTATGGTTCATCATTAAGCGGATTTACCCAAAACAGTTGAAGTGGTCCAATCGGCGTCATCCACTCTATACCAGCGCCCGCGCTGTATCTTTTAGCCTCATTCCAACTATCATCGCCTATCGTTCCATAGTCAAAGAAGGTAACAAGTCTCATTTTAATTCTCTCAATCAATGGCATACTTAGCTCAACAGAGTTGTTAAAACTCTTTTTGCCGCCTATTTCGATGTATTTGCAGCCTTTATTAGGTAAGCAAATTTGCTTTTTAGGTATGCTTCTGCTATCAAATCCACGAACCGATTTCATACCGCCAAGAAATAACTTTCTATTAACCGGCATCTCTTTATCATCAAATATATAGCCAACATCAGCTTTATATCTAAAGATTAAATCCCAACCTATAATATCTTTCAAGCCATAATACCAGTCAAAATTCGCCATAGCTTTTGTATACTCGATATCGCCACCAACGCCAGCATACTCAAGGCTTGCACCAGCTATGATACCGCTTCGTGGTATGTAGTAGTCATCGGTGTTGTTAAATCTAATTGCTGGTATAACTGAGCTTTTTATATTTTTGCCATTTTGATATCCAGCTGCTGCGTAAAACTGATCTAAGCCTTTTATCTCAGACTGCTCTATTTGATAAGTAAGTGAAGCTATGGTATATCTTCCAAGTTTCCTACCTAGAGTTATATCAAAACCGTAAGCATTTTCTTCATAGTCATCCCAGTCCCAATCTCTAGCATAAATTTGCCCACCTAAACTATACTCAGAGTCAAAAACACGAGGGTTTGTTACACCTATGCTTCCGCTTAGTTGATCATCACTTTTATCTACGCTAATATGCCCTTTCATACCGCTTCCAAAAACGTTTTTATCGCTTACTGCAGCACTTAGTAAAAGCCCATCGCCACTTCCATATCCTATACCGCCGGTTATACTTCCAGTTGGAGCTTCTTTAACGGCTACGTTTAAGTCAATCTCGTTATCATTTACTCTAGTTTCTGTTACTTCAACATCATCAAAATACCCAGTTCTTCTTAAAGCATTTCTAGAATCAACCAAATCAGTTCTATTATATAGTTGCCCCTCTGTTAGATACATCTCTCTTCTAATGACTTTATCGGCTGTTTTTTCATTGCCTGAAATGGTTACGTTTCTTACATAAATTTGTTTTTTAGGTATTACAACATAGTTGATAGCTACTGTTTTATCATCTTTATTTGGCGAAAGTTGTGGGTTTATATCAACATAAGCATAGCCTTTGTCTGCTACTATGTTTTTTATAACTTCCATATCTCTTCTTAACCATTCTGAATTCATAGTATCGCCAGCTTCTAGTTTTAACTCTTTTATGACTTTTGTTGTGTCAAGCTCTAACTCATCTGGAGCTTCTATGCTAATATCTGTTACTTTGTATTTATCGCCTTCGCTTATGTAGTATGTAAGTTCGGCTGTGTAGTTGTTAAGATAAGCATTTAAATACGGGTTTGATACTTTTGCATCAAGATAGCCTCTTTTCATATACTCATCTTTAATTCTTGCTGGATCATTTGGTAGCTCTGGAGTTTTTAGTTTACCATCATTAAAGCCCCACATCCAGCCCATAAATTCTCTTTCTTTGTTTGCAACCGATGGCTCAATGTCGCCATAATCAAGCTTATCCGCACCTATTAAATTTACTTTATTTATGATGATATTTTCGCCTCTATTTACGATAACGCTTAGATGAAGTGAACTTCCATCTTCGTTTGCTGGTTCTTGATCTATCTCAACAACTGTATCAAAGTAGCCTTTTACTTCGTAAAATTGTTTAACTCTTTCTTTAACTCTTTTTAGCGCAACCGCGTCATAAGCTTGACCGGGTCTTAAGCCTATGATTTCTTCCATTGCGGTTCTATCGTTGCTTACAACGCCTTCTATATCAAGCTTTGATATAATCGGTTTTTCTTTTACGTGGATTGTGATATTTCCGCTGTTTTCTGCTATGTAAATATCATCAAAATAACCTTGATTAAAGAGATTTATTATCGCTTTATCTGTATTTTGACCAGTGATTGTGTCTCCGATTTTAAGCCCTGACATGTTTTGAGCAACTAACGGAGAAATTTGCTTTAATCCTTCGAATTTAATAGATTTAATCTCTACTCCAAGGACTAAATTCATAGAAGCAGCCAACAAAAATATAGTTTTTTTCATATGTTTTTACCTAAAAATGAATATAATTTGCGTATAATACCATAATAAAAGTTAAATTTTAGACAATACAAGGAAAAGTATGAAAATAGGCATAATAGGACTTGGACTCATAGGCGGTTCTTTAGGGCTTTGTTTGCGAGATATGAAGCTTATAACTTCTGTTAGCGGATATGATATAAGTAAAGAAAATGAAAAGTTAGCGCTAGAGCTTGGTTTAGTCGATGAGATACTAAGTTTTAACCAGATGAAAGAGAAGTGCGACATGATATTTTTAGCCATTCCTGTTGAGGCTATTATATCAACTTTGCAAAATTTAAAAGATATAGATAAAAACACGACTATAGTTGATTTAGGAAGTACAAAAGCTAAAATTTTAGATGAATGCCCAGCGGAAATAAGACAAAATTTAGTAGCAGCCCATCCGATGTCAGGAACAGAAAATTCAGGCCCAAGTGCGGCTTTTAAGGAGCTTTTAAAAGGCGCTGTTGTTGTGATTTGCGATGATGAAAAAACAGATAATTTACATATAAAACGAGCGGTTGAGCTTTTTTCATATGCTGGTATGAAAATCGTCTTTATGGATGCAAAAAGACACGATCATCACGCAGCTTTAATCTCTCATCTACCTCACGCTATAAGTTTTGCTATGGTAAATAGCGTCTTAAGAGAGGAAAACAGAAAAAATATCATCAATCTTTCTGGCGGAAGCTTTTCAGATGTTAGCCGTATCGCAAAATCTTCACCAGAGATGTGGACTGATATTTTTAAGCAAAACAAGGTAAATTTGTTAGCTTCTATAAGTGCTTTTAAAAACGAGCTTGACTCATGCACAAATATGATGGAAAACGAAGAGTGGGAAAAGCTAAAAGAGTGGATGTATGATGCAAGGGTTATAAGAGAATTCTTGTGATTTAACGTGAATTTATCGATAAAGAGTATAATAAATTTTTAGTTTAAATTTAAGGTTGATAATGAGAGGACGAAGAGGCAGAGGAAGTGGGGTTGTAGGGATATTTTTTCTTGCAGTCATAGTTGTTTTAGCTGGTTGTGGGTATTATTTATACACATCAAAAATTTTTGAAAGAAATGCGCCGGTTATAAATTTATCTAACCAAATTTATTGGAATTTAAAATCTAGCATTCCATTAATAATAAAAGATGACACCGGAATCAAATCAGCAAAAGTAAGTTTAAGCGATGGCAGCAAAAAGATAAATTTAATAGATACTAAATTTGATATAATAAAACCAGAAGTAAAACTAGAAATTTCACTACCAAAAGGCACTTTGCTTGATAAGAGTGCTAATTATCAGCTTGAGATTGAGGCAAATGATGTAAGTAAATGGAACTTTTTTACAGGAAATAAACTAGATGCTTTGATAAATGTAGCAGTTGATACACAAAGGCCAGATATTTATGTATTAAATCAATCTTATAAAATCACAAGAGGTGGCGCTGCTGCTGTTGTTTTTAGAGCAAGCGATGAGATGTTAAAAGAGCTTTATATAGAAACTAATGCTAAAAAGCAGTTTAAAGTCACGCCATTTCATAAAGATGGCTACTACGCCTCTTTAGTAGCATGGCCAGCGAGCGAAGATAGCTTTAGCGCTTATGTTATAGCAAAAGATATGGCTGGAAATGAGAACAGAACTCGCATAAAATACTATCTTCAAGATAAAAAATACAAAGTTTCAAATATTGCTTTAAATGATGAGTTTTTAGGTGGTAAAATTACCGATTTGGTAAATCGCTACGCGCAAGATCCTAGTCAAATTCAAGGAGTTGCGAAGTTTAAATTTGTAAATGAGACTCTAAGAAATCAAAGCGAAGGAGCAATCGGCTCTAAAACAAAAGATGTTTTAGAAGATAGCTTGAATAAATTTTTCTTAAAACCATTTTATCCGCTTAAAAACGGACAAGCTGTAGCTAGCTTTGGCGATCATCGTTTTTATAGTATGAACAAAGAGCCAGTTAGCGAGTCGTGGCATTTAGGACTTGATTTAGCAAGTATAGCTGGTGCACCGATAATCGCAAGTAATGATGGCGAGGTTGTATTTGCCGATGAAGATGGAATTTATGGGCTTGGAGTCGCGGTTTATCATGGGTTTGGACTTTATAGCTTATACGCTCATTGTAGCTCTTCAAATGTAAAAGTTGGCGATAAGGTAAAAGCAGGAGAAGTCATAGCTCATACTGGAAGCTCTGGACTTGCTTTTGGTGATCATCTTCACTTTGGAGTGATAATTCAAGGTGTTGAGGTAAGACCAGAAGAGTGGATGGATAAAAAGTGGATGGAAGATAACATCTATAAAATTTTAGAAAATTCAAGAAAAAGTATAGATAGCAGGAAATAAATTTCCTTGTATTTACTAAAATTTAGCTATAATTGATAAAAATTATGAATTAATAAGGACAAAGATTGAAACAGACAACAATAGCTAAAAAGGTTGAGGGCGTTGGAATAGGACTTCATAAAGGTGAACCTATAAAAATAACGCTTGAGCCATTAGAGGCTGATTTGGGTATTGTGTTTTATCGAAAAGATGCTGGAGTTAGCATAAAAGCTGAACCAGGAAATGTCATAAATACGCAGATGGCGACTGTTGTTGGAAATAAAACTGGCATTTATATCTCTACAATCGAACATCTTTTTAGCGCGATTAACAGCTATGGCATAGATAATATAAGAATAGTTTTAGACGCAAATGAAATTCCGGTTATGGATGGAAGTGCGATAAGCTTTTGTATGATGCTTGATGAAGCTGGTATTAAAACATTAGATAGCGATAAAAAAGCTATGATTATAAAGCGTGAAGTTGAAGTAAAAGAGGGTGATAAATTTGTAAGAATCAGCCCTAGCAAGAACCCTAAATTTGACTACACTATCAAATTTGACCATCCGATAATCGGTAAGCAAAACTATGTTTTTGAGTTTTCAAAAGATGGTTTTATAAAAGAGATTTCAAGAGCTAGAACTTTTGGATTTTTAAAAGATGTTCAAATGCTAAGAGCAAACAACCTTGCACTTGGCGGAAGTTTAGAAAATGCTGTTGTTATCGATGATAGTAGAATTTTAAATCCAGAGGGCTTAAGGTTTGAAAACGAATTTGTAAGACACAAAATTCTTGATGCGATTGGGGATTTAGCTTTAATAGGAATGCCTATTTTAGGAGATTATACAGCGTTTGCTGGAAGTCATGATTTAAACCATAAACTAACTCTTGCTATTTTAAGTGATGAAAAAAACTATGAAATAGTTACCTTAAATCAAGAGTTAGCAAAAGAGTACTCAAAAGTTTTTGCTTAGGTCATAGTCATTAAAAAAGTTAAAATTTTAGTCATATCGCTAGCAAGCCCTGTTTTAATAGGAATTTATGAAAACGAAATTCTTATTAAAACGCTTTCTAGCGATGAAAAATCAAGTGAATTTATCATTGAAGCTATCGAAGAAATCCTACAAAAATACCAAATTTCAGAAATCATTTATGCAAACGGACCTGGAAGTTTTATGGGCATAAAAGTTGCTTATGTTATCCTAAAAACGCTTAGTATAGTAAAATCTTGTCCGATGTATGCGGTAAGTGGCTTTGAGTTAAATGACAACCAACCGATTAGAGCAAATAAAAATTTAAGTTTTGTTTTAGAAAAAGATTTTAGCATATCTTTAAAAAAAGTTGAGCCAGTAAATTTCGAACTTCCGCAAGATTTATCAAATTTAAATAAATTTGATGATATACTTCCAAACTACATTATAGACGCAGTTTAGGAAAAAAATGAAGATTATAGTACCAGCAACGAGTGCAAATTTAGGACCGGGTTTTGATGCGTTAGGGCTTAGTTTAAAGCTATATAACGAGATTGAGATTACGCCACAAAGCTTTACTTGTATATCGATTAAAGGCGAGGGCAGCAAAAAAAACTCGATTAAGAAAAACAACTCATTTGTCAATATTTTTAACGAAATTTATCTCTCACTTGTTGGGAAAACAGATGATTTTAAATTCTCATTTACAAACAACATCCCATTTTCGCGTGGTCTTGGAAGTAGCTCTTCTGTGGTTATCGGCGCGATTGCAGCTGCTTATGAGATGGCTGGATTTAAAGTCGATAGAAATACGATATTAAACAAAGCAGTTTTTTACGAAAACCACCCAGATAACATCGCTCCAGCGACTTTTGGCGGTTTTACGTCTAGTATTATTGAAAATTCAAAAGTCTACACACAAAAAGCAAATTTAAGCGATGATATAAAAGCAGTCGTAGTTATACCAGATAAAGCGATGTCTACAAATGACTCAAGAAACAAGCTTCCTAAACACTACTCTATGAAAGATACAGTTTCAAATTTAGCCCACGCGGCGTTTCTAACATCTTGCTTTATAAAACAAGATTATGACAGTTTAAGAATTGCTTCAAAAGATATGATGCATGAAAATTTACGTATGCAAAGCCTACCAGAGCTTTTTGATGTGCGAAATATCGCTTATAAAAATGGCGCTTTAATGAGCACGCTTTCGGGCAGTGGCTCGACATTTTTAAATATCGCTTATAAAAAAGATGCACCAAATTTACAAAAACAGCTAGCAGAAAATTTTAAAGATTTTAGAGTCGAAATTTTAGATTTTGACAATGATGGATTTAAAATTATATCAAAAAGCTAAAAACAAGAAAAAAAAAGATATAATAAATGCTTAAAAATCATACTCCTAAAAGAATGTGTGTAGTCTGCAAAGCTAGGTTTACTCAAAACTCACTTTTCAGGTTAAGGATAAAAAACTTTGATATTAGCACGGATTGTGATAGCGGGAGAAGTTTCTATATATGTCAAAAGTGTATAAAAACTGATGAGAAAATTTTAAAAAAAATAATGTCTAAATTTGTAAAAACATCAAATTTAAATTTAGAAAAATTGAAGGAGAGACTCTTATATGGCGGATGTTCGCATACACGAAATAGCAACTGAACTTGGTTATACCAGTAAAGAGATCATAGAAAAAGCCCAAGAAATGGGGCTTAAAAAAATAAAAGCAGCAAACAGCGCCGTTACTGTCGAAGAGGCAGAGGCTATATACAACTACGTTCAAACAGGCGAACTTCCAAAAAAATCTAAGCCAAAAACTACAAAAAAAGTAGAAAAAGAAGAAATAGTAGAAGAGCCTAAAAAAACGCCTTCAAAAGAGAAATCAAAACCAAAAACTCAAGAAAAAAAAGAATCTGTAAAAAAAGAGCCTGCAAAAGAAGAACCTATAAAAGAAAAAGAGGTTGTAAAGGCTAAGCAAGAGCCTAAAAAACAGAGTGATGAAGAAGTTAAAGAGGTTATAAAAGCAGAAGAAAAACCTAAAACCGATGAGGTAGAAGTTGGTTCAAAGGTTGAAGAAAAAGCAGAAAAAGAGCCAGAAGTAAAACCTCAAGTTGCAGAAGAAAAAACGCAAAAAGAAGAGGAACAAAAACCGGTGTCCTTACAAGAAGAGATAATCAAGCAAGAGCCAAAGGTTGAGCCAAAAGTCGTTAAAAATGAGAGTTTAGCAGCTTCAAGTCTTCATAAAAGAAGAGGGATTGTTATAGTTAAAAAAAGAAAAGATATAGTAGCTCAAGAGCTTGCTAAGTCTCAACCAGCTAAAAAACAGGCAAATGAGAAGATAAATGTTGGTTTGGAAGCTATTTTTTCAAGTGCTGAAGCAAATTTAAAGAAAAAGAAAAAAGAGAAAAAGATAACTCCTGTTTCTAAAAAAGACTCTGCACAAAAAATAGAGCTTTTAGATAACAGAGATCTTAGTAGCAATACAATCATAGATGATGATGAGGGCATGGTTGTTTTACCAGATCTTACAAACAAGCCTATTCAAGTAGAAAACAGACCGCAAACCAAAAAACCATTAAACATCTATAAAACATCTCAAAATAATACTTTTGGAAACCAAGAAGGTGGCATTAGCAGAGGTTCTAGAAAAAAACGAAAAAGAGTCATCAGAAGTGAAGAGAGCGAGAATATAGTGGCTATTGATATACCAAAAGAGATAAGAGTGTATGAGTTTGCTGATAAGCTGAAAAAACAGCCTAGCGAAATCATATCAAAGCTATTTATGTTAGGTATGATGACAACTAAAAATGACTTTTTAGATGAAGATGCTATAGAAATTTTAGCCGATGAGTTTAAAGTAGAAGTCAATATCATCGATGAAGCTGTTGAATTTGACTATGTAAAAGCATACGATGATAACGAAAAAGATGATAAAGATATCATAGAAAGAGTTCCTGTTATTACTATCATGGGACACGTTGATCATGGTAAGACAAGCTTGCTTGATTATATCAGAAGTTC
It encodes:
- the thrB gene encoding homoserine kinase, with protein sequence MKIIVPATSANLGPGFDALGLSLKLYNEIEITPQSFTCISIKGEGSKKNSIKKNNSFVNIFNEIYLSLVGKTDDFKFSFTNNIPFSRGLGSSSSVVIGAIAAAYEMAGFKVDRNTILNKAVFYENHPDNIAPATFGGFTSSIIENSKVYTQKANLSDDIKAVVVIPDKAMSTNDSRNKLPKHYSMKDTVSNLAHAAFLTSCFIKQDYDSLRIASKDMMHENLRMQSLPELFDVRNIAYKNGALMSTLSGSGSTFLNIAYKKDAPNLQKQLAENFKDFRVEILDFDNDGFKIISKS
- a CDS encoding DUF448 domain-containing protein — its product is MCVVCKARFTQNSLFRLRIKNFDISTDCDSGRSFYICQKCIKTDEKILKKIMSKFVKTSNLNLEKLKERLLYGGCSHTRNSN